The following proteins are encoded in a genomic region of Arcobacter cloacae:
- a CDS encoding ParB/RepB/Spo0J family partition protein, with product MALGRGLGELLGEVESAYENSTGNSKSGIRKIDVSAIKANPNQPRKIFDEEKLTELSESIKEHGLLQPVVVVENGDGKFTLVAGERRLRAHKIAKIDKIKAIIIDADDFKLRELALIENIQRDDLNIIELAYCYAQLLNEHNITHEELSKKVFKSRASITNTLRLLQLNSYVQQLLATEKISAGHAKVMIGLTNDEQKMVADSIIGQKLSVRETEKLVKELKEKTNEKPKKEKNQLSYNISPLKNLMGKLQENNLKVKVEKNYFKIEFNSQEDIDKISSYFNLQS from the coding sequence ATGGCATTAGGTAGAGGATTAGGAGAATTATTAGGAGAAGTTGAATCAGCTTATGAAAATTCAACGGGAAATAGTAAGTCAGGTATAAGAAAGATAGATGTTTCAGCGATAAAAGCTAATCCAAATCAACCAAGAAAAATATTTGATGAAGAGAAATTAACAGAATTAAGTGAATCTATAAAAGAACATGGTTTATTACAGCCTGTTGTAGTAGTAGAAAATGGTGATGGGAAATTCACTTTAGTTGCTGGTGAAAGAAGATTAAGAGCTCATAAAATTGCTAAAATAGATAAAATTAAAGCAATTATAATTGATGCTGATGATTTTAAATTAAGAGAATTAGCATTAATCGAAAATATTCAAAGAGATGATTTAAATATAATTGAATTAGCTTATTGTTATGCTCAATTACTTAATGAACATAATATTACACATGAAGAATTATCAAAAAAAGTTTTCAAAAGTAGAGCTTCTATAACTAATACTTTAAGATTATTACAATTAAATTCTTACGTTCAGCAACTTTTAGCAACTGAAAAAATAAGTGCAGGTCATGCAAAAGTTATGATTGGACTTACTAATGATGAACAAAAAATGGTTGCTGATTCAATTATTGGACAAAAACTCTCAGTAAGAGAAACAGAAAAATTAGTTAAAGAACTGAAAGAAAAAACTAATGAAAAACCAAAAAAAGAGAAAAATCAACTATCATATAATATTTCACCATTAAAAAATTTGATGGGAAAACTGCAAGAGAATAATTTAAAAGTTAAAGTTGAAAAAAACTACTTTAAGATTGAATTCAATTCACAAGAAGATATTGATAAAATCAGTAGTTACTTTAATCTACAATCGTAA
- the atpC gene encoding ATP synthase F1 subunit epsilon, with protein sequence MDTTIRLSIVTPNGEIFNDDVKTVTLPGKEGEFGVLPGHSSLVSSLTVGVIVIEKANSTEAVAINWGHVKVDEKSVDVLADGAIALTAGKDSEIAKNIEAAKALVNSVKDSNISVAAVEARINSFA encoded by the coding sequence ATGGATACAACAATTAGATTATCAATAGTTACACCTAATGGGGAAATTTTTAACGATGATGTTAAGACTGTAACTCTTCCTGGAAAAGAGGGAGAGTTCGGTGTTCTACCAGGGCATTCATCGTTAGTTTCTTCATTAACAGTTGGTGTGATTGTTATTGAAAAAGCGAATTCTACTGAAGCAGTTGCTATAAACTGGGGACATGTAAAAGTAGATGAAAAATCAGTAGATGTATTAGCAGATGGAGCTATTGCATTAACAGCTGGTAAAGATTCTGAAATTGCTAAAAATATTGAAGCGGCAAAAGCATTAGTTAATTCTGTAAAAGATTCTAATATTTCTGTTGCAGCAGTTGAAGCAAGAATTAACTCATTCGCATAA
- a CDS encoding TonB C-terminal domain-containing protein has translation MQNNSSFLISGLIAFSIYFFMCFLVLFYIMTPVPNTINITPASNAIELDMIVEKAEKKMVERKVDKIIEKEEVKEKSTSASNEKRPDLKSLFANVKETAKTVAKEEVNNVEKSIDPKRFKSKFEKEKKSSNIKIDRLLEDEKTATNTNNKNAAKGQESDEYFTLVSDLLSAWIPVGTGLKAIVLVQIDLNGKFDYSFVKKSGDETFDSSLKVFLDEQRNIAYPKPTKGKAVRINVDFKSEG, from the coding sequence ATGCAAAATAATTCTTCGTTTTTAATTTCAGGCTTAATAGCTTTTTCTATATATTTTTTTATGTGTTTTTTGGTTCTTTTTTATATTATGACTCCAGTACCAAATACAATAAATATTACTCCTGCTTCAAATGCAATTGAACTTGATATGATTGTAGAAAAAGCAGAAAAGAAAATGGTTGAAAGAAAAGTAGATAAAATAATAGAAAAAGAAGAAGTTAAAGAGAAGTCTACTTCTGCTTCAAATGAAAAAAGACCAGATTTAAAATCTTTGTTTGCTAATGTAAAAGAGACAGCGAAAACTGTTGCAAAAGAAGAAGTTAATAATGTTGAAAAATCTATAGATCCAAAACGGTTTAAGTCAAAATTTGAAAAAGAGAAAAAGTCATCTAATATAAAAATTGATAGATTATTAGAAGATGAAAAAACGGCAACTAATACAAATAATAAAAATGCAGCTAAAGGTCAAGAAAGTGATGAATATTTTACTTTAGTTAGTGATTTATTATCTGCTTGGATACCTGTAGGTACAGGACTTAAAGCAATTGTTTTAGTTCAAATTGACTTAAATGGTAAATTTGATTATAGTTTCGTAAAAAAATCTGGAGATGAAACTTTTGATTCTTCTTTAAAGGTTTTTTTAGATGAACAGAGAAATATTGCTTATCCTAAGCCAACAAAAGGGAAAGCAGTTAGAATTAATGTTGATTTTAAATCAGAAGGATAA
- a CDS encoding F0F1 ATP synthase subunit delta has product MKDLVAKRYVKALIDGRDSSTINTISNKLNEISSAFADEKFNSIISSPEISSDAKVNLVNSLVDGIDGALSNFIKLLGEKRRLDLLPFIAKELNSQIAKMNNSYVGVVYTNQELSNDYVSSIEEQFSKKFDVKLSLSQSVCEYDGIKVDIDGLGIEISFSKDRLKSQLIDHILKAV; this is encoded by the coding sequence ATGAAAGATTTAGTAGCAAAAAGATATGTAAAAGCTTTAATTGATGGTAGAGATAGTTCAACTATAAATACTATTAGTAATAAGCTAAATGAAATTTCTTCAGCTTTTGCTGACGAAAAATTTAATTCTATCATCTCTTCACCAGAAATTTCTTCTGATGCTAAAGTTAATTTAGTTAACTCTTTAGTTGATGGAATAGATGGTGCTTTAAGTAATTTTATCAAATTACTTGGTGAAAAAAGAAGATTGGATTTATTGCCATTTATAGCTAAAGAATTAAATAGTCAAATAGCAAAAATGAATAATAGTTATGTTGGTGTTGTTTATACAAATCAAGAATTATCAAATGATTATGTATCTTCAATAGAAGAACAATTTAGTAAGAAATTTGATGTTAAATTATCATTATCACAATCAGTTTGTGAATATGATGGAATTAAAGTAGATATTGATGGACTTGGAATTGAGATATCTTTTTCTAAAGATAGATTAAAATCACAGTTAATTGATCATATTTTAAAAGCAGTTTAG
- a CDS encoding MotA/TolQ/ExbB proton channel family protein — MITTLLNYLANSSAITYIVLAHLSIYLIITFWIFFYRNSALKILINNEKKALEALTSRESRFSPLSALNKCSNNSTSKELLHACEINIIKDASSGISWMAIIASTSPFVGLFGTVVGILEAFAKFANETKVSFTVIAPAISEALVATAAGILVAIFAYTFHQILSRKVYELNVFLKAQSEIIIAKG, encoded by the coding sequence ATGATTACTACATTACTAAATTATTTGGCAAATAGTAGTGCTATAACTTATATAGTTTTAGCACACTTGTCAATTTACTTAATAATTACATTTTGGATATTCTTTTACAGAAACAGTGCACTTAAAATACTTATTAACAATGAAAAAAAAGCGCTAGAAGCTTTAACTTCTAGAGAAAGTAGATTTTCACCATTATCAGCACTTAATAAATGTTCAAATAACTCTACTTCAAAAGAGTTATTACATGCATGTGAAATTAACATAATTAAAGATGCAAGTTCTGGGATTTCGTGGATGGCAATTATTGCATCAACTTCTCCTTTCGTTGGTCTTTTTGGTACAGTTGTTGGTATATTAGAAGCATTTGCAAAATTTGCAAATGAGACAAAAGTTTCTTTCACAGTTATTGCACCAGCAATTAGTGAAGCTTTAGTTGCAACTGCTGCGGGTATTTTAGTAGCAATTTTTGCTTATACTTTCCATCAAATACTCTCAAGAAAAGTTTATGAATTAAATGTTTTTCTTAAGGCACAATCAGAAATTATTATAGCTAAAGGTTAA
- the atpD gene encoding F0F1 ATP synthase subunit beta, which produces MKGKIIQVMGPVVDVEFDGYLPEINEAINVVLADANKDRLVLEVAAHIGDSRVRTIAMDMTEGLTRGQECNATGGPIKVPVGEAVLGRIFNVIGDPVDEGEAIPADVERWSIHRSAPSFEEQSTKTEMFETGIKVVDLLAPYSKGGKVGLFGGAGVGKTVIIMELIHNVAFKHSGYSVFAGVGERTREGNDLYHEMKDSNVLDKVALCYGQMSEPPGARNRIALTGLTMAEYFRDEKGLDVLMFVDNIFRFAQSGSEMSALLGRIPSAVGYQPTLASEMGKLQERITSTSKGSITSVQAVYVPADDLTDPAPASVFAHLDATTVLNRKIAEKGIYPAVDPLDSTSRILSADIIGEEHYNTARGVQSVLQKYKDLQDIIAILGMDELSESDKLVVARARKIERFLSQPFFVAEVFTGSPGKYVELKDTIAGFQGILDGKYDNIPEMAFYMVGGIDEVLAKAEKMK; this is translated from the coding sequence ATGAAAGGTAAAATTATTCAGGTAATGGGTCCTGTTGTTGACGTAGAGTTCGACGGATACTTACCAGAAATTAATGAAGCTATTAATGTAGTATTAGCTGATGCTAATAAAGACAGATTAGTATTAGAAGTTGCTGCGCATATTGGTGATAGTAGAGTTAGAACTATTGCTATGGATATGACAGAAGGTTTAACTAGAGGTCAAGAGTGTAATGCTACAGGTGGACCTATTAAAGTTCCAGTTGGTGAAGCTGTACTTGGAAGAATCTTCAATGTTATTGGTGATCCAGTTGATGAAGGTGAGGCAATTCCTGCTGATGTAGAAAGATGGTCAATTCATAGATCTGCTCCTTCATTTGAAGAGCAATCAACAAAAACTGAAATGTTTGAAACAGGTATCAAAGTTGTTGACCTTTTAGCACCATATTCAAAAGGTGGAAAAGTTGGACTATTTGGTGGAGCTGGAGTAGGAAAAACAGTTATTATCATGGAATTAATCCATAACGTTGCATTTAAACACTCTGGATACTCTGTATTTGCTGGTGTTGGTGAAAGAACAAGAGAAGGAAATGACCTTTACCATGAGATGAAAGACTCAAACGTTCTTGATAAAGTTGCACTGTGCTATGGTCAAATGAGTGAACCACCAGGTGCTAGAAATAGAATTGCATTAACTGGTCTTACAATGGCTGAATACTTTAGAGATGAAAAAGGTCTTGATGTATTAATGTTCGTTGATAATATCTTTAGATTTGCACAATCAGGTTCTGAGATGTCAGCACTTTTAGGAAGAATTCCTTCAGCTGTTGGATACCAACCAACACTTGCTTCAGAAATGGGTAAATTACAAGAAAGAATTACTTCAACATCTAAAGGTTCTATTACTTCTGTTCAAGCTGTTTATGTACCAGCGGATGACTTAACAGATCCAGCTCCAGCTTCTGTTTTTGCTCACTTAGATGCAACTACAGTTTTAAATAGAAAAATTGCTGAAAAAGGTATTTATCCAGCGGTTGATCCACTAGATTCTACTTCAAGAATTTTAAGTGCTGACATCATTGGAGAAGAGCATTATAACACAGCAAGAGGTGTTCAATCTGTATTACAAAAATACAAAGATTTACAAGATATTATTGCAATTCTTGGTATGGATGAATTATCAGAATCTGATAAACTTGTTGTTGCAAGAGCTAGAAAAATCGAAAGATTCTTATCTCAACCATTCTTCGTTGCTGAAGTATTTACAGGAAGCCCAGGTAAATATGTTGAATTAAAAGATACTATTGCTGGATTCCAAGGAATTTTAGATGGTAAATATGACAACATCCCTGAAATGGCATTTTATATGGTTGGTGGAATTGACGAAGTTCTAGCAAAAGCTGAGAAAATGAAATAA
- the atpA gene encoding F0F1 ATP synthase subunit alpha, whose protein sequence is MGAKIQADEISSIIKERIDNFELNVDVNETGKIISYADGIAQVYGLKNVMAGEIVEFENGERGLASNLEESSVGIVILGKGEGLREGTSCRRLGKLLETPVGEAMIGRVVNALGEPIDGKGVIASTESRFVEEKAPGIMSRKSVHEPLQTGIKAIDALVPIGRGQRELIIGDRQTGKTTVAIDTILNQKGENVICIYVAIGQKSSSIASVVRTLEESGAMDYTIVVNASAADSSALQFLAPYTGVTIGEFFRDNGKHALIIYDDLSKHAVAYREMSLILRRPPGREAYPGDVFYLHSRLLERAAKMSDEKGAGSMTALPIIETQAGDVAAYIPTNVISITDGQIFLETNLFNSGIRPAINVGLSVSRVGGAAQIKATKQVAGTLKLSLAQYRELEAFAQFASDLDEATRRELELGQRMVEVLKQGVNKPLVIEKQIVIIYAGTKGYLNDVAVKDVVRFEAELHAFFEQKYSNILEAIKSSQKIDDNTEAELKAALEEFKTVFSAN, encoded by the coding sequence ATGGGTGCAAAAATTCAAGCTGATGAAATCAGTTCTATAATTAAAGAAAGAATTGATAACTTTGAATTAAATGTAGATGTAAACGAAACAGGTAAGATTATCTCTTATGCAGATGGTATTGCTCAAGTTTATGGTCTAAAAAATGTAATGGCTGGTGAAATTGTTGAGTTTGAAAATGGAGAAAGAGGTCTTGCTTCAAACTTAGAAGAGTCTTCTGTTGGTATAGTTATCCTTGGAAAAGGTGAAGGTCTTAGAGAAGGAACATCTTGTAGAAGATTAGGAAAACTTTTAGAAACACCAGTTGGTGAAGCAATGATTGGAAGAGTTGTAAATGCACTTGGTGAACCAATTGATGGTAAAGGTGTTATTGCATCAACTGAATCAAGATTTGTTGAAGAAAAAGCTCCTGGAATCATGTCAAGAAAATCTGTACATGAACCATTACAAACTGGTATTAAAGCAATCGATGCACTTGTTCCAATTGGAAGAGGACAAAGAGAGCTTATTATTGGAGATAGACAAACTGGTAAAACTACAGTTGCTATTGATACAATTCTTAACCAAAAAGGTGAAAACGTAATTTGTATTTATGTTGCAATTGGTCAAAAATCATCTTCAATTGCTTCTGTTGTTAGAACATTAGAAGAATCTGGTGCTATGGATTATACAATTGTTGTTAATGCATCAGCTGCTGATTCATCTGCATTACAATTTTTAGCACCATATACAGGTGTTACAATTGGTGAATTCTTTAGAGATAATGGAAAACACGCACTAATTATTTATGATGATTTATCAAAACATGCAGTTGCATATAGAGAAATGTCATTAATTTTAAGAAGACCTCCAGGAAGAGAAGCATATCCAGGAGACGTATTCTATCTACACTCAAGATTATTAGAAAGAGCTGCTAAAATGAGTGATGAAAAAGGTGCTGGGTCTATGACTGCATTACCAATTATCGAAACTCAAGCTGGAGACGTTGCTGCATATATTCCAACAAACGTAATCTCTATTACAGATGGACAAATTTTCTTAGAAACTAACCTATTTAACTCAGGTATTAGACCTGCAATTAATGTTGGTTTATCAGTATCAAGAGTTGGTGGAGCTGCACAAATTAAAGCTACAAAACAAGTTGCTGGAACTTTAAAATTATCACTTGCACAATATAGAGAACTTGAAGCGTTTGCACAATTCGCATCAGACTTAGACGAAGCTACTAGAAGAGAATTAGAGCTTGGGCAAAGAATGGTTGAAGTATTAAAGCAAGGTGTTAATAAACCATTAGTTATTGAAAAACAAATTGTAATTATTTATGCGGGTACAAAAGGTTACTTAAATGATGTTGCAGTTAAAGATGTTGTTAGATTTGAAGCTGAATTACACGCGTTCTTTGAGCAAAAATATTCTAATATTTTAGAAGCAATTAAATCTTCTCAAAAAATTGATGATAATACAGAAGCAGAATTAAAAGCTGCATTAGAAGAGTTTAAAACTGTATTTAGTGCAAACTAA
- a CDS encoding ferritin-like domain-containing protein codes for MARVGNSIIKGIEISDIINLLNKAYADEWLAYYQYFIESKVVKGIMKDAAIVELNQHATDELRHANMIADRILQLGGIPILHPNDWMKYTNCGYDAPNNFDVVAILKDAIKGEQCAIHTYSEIVEITRNKDIVTYDIVSQILADEVEHEEDLQTLHDDITEFISDLKKNIN; via the coding sequence ATGGCAAGAGTTGGAAATTCAATCATAAAAGGTATAGAAATAAGTGATATTATCAACCTTCTAAATAAAGCTTATGCTGATGAATGGTTAGCTTATTATCAATATTTTATCGAAAGTAAAGTTGTAAAAGGGATTATGAAAGATGCAGCAATTGTAGAGTTAAATCAACATGCAACTGATGAATTAAGGCATGCTAATATGATTGCAGATAGAATTCTTCAATTAGGAGGAATACCTATATTACATCCAAATGATTGGATGAAGTATACTAACTGTGGTTATGATGCTCCAAATAATTTTGATGTTGTAGCTATTTTAAAAGATGCAATAAAGGGTGAACAATGTGCAATTCATACATATTCTGAAATAGTTGAAATTACAAGAAATAAAGATATAGTTACATATGACATTGTTAGTCAAATATTAGCTGATGAAGTTGAACATGAAGAAGATTTACAAACACTTCACGATGATATAACAGAATTCATAAGTGATTTAAAGAAAAATATAAATTAA
- the atpG gene encoding ATP synthase F1 subunit gamma — protein MANLKEIKLKIGSVKNTQKTTKAMKLVSSAKLTRTRQLSEQSRSYAIKINDVLSDIAARVSKVQDEGNIGRAFVQNDNPKTVDIVFVTADKGLCGGFNMATIKTVSKLISEYEAKGTKVRLRAAGRKGVDFFSFQGLTLEQKAIDLSSAPEYDRAADFIHAAVEDFRNEVTDKVIVVYNGFLNMLTQEIRVRELLPISLETVEVKDTSSMLDIEPDDDEEVLNELTDKYIDFNMYYALIDSLAAEHSARMQAMEAATKNAKEKVNSLTVEYNKARQAAITTELIEIISGVEALK, from the coding sequence ATGGCTAACTTAAAAGAGATAAAATTAAAAATAGGTAGTGTTAAAAATACTCAGAAAACTACAAAAGCTATGAAGCTTGTATCTTCTGCAAAATTAACTAGAACTAGACAGTTGTCTGAGCAATCTAGAAGTTATGCAATTAAGATTAATGATGTACTTTCTGATATTGCTGCTAGAGTTAGCAAAGTTCAAGATGAGGGAAATATTGGTAGAGCATTTGTTCAAAATGATAATCCAAAAACAGTTGATATTGTTTTTGTAACTGCTGATAAAGGACTTTGCGGTGGTTTTAATATGGCAACAATTAAAACTGTTAGTAAATTAATTTCTGAATATGAAGCAAAAGGTACAAAAGTTAGATTAAGAGCGGCGGGAAGAAAAGGTGTTGATTTTTTCTCTTTCCAAGGTCTTACATTAGAACAAAAAGCTATTGATTTATCATCTGCACCTGAATATGACAGAGCTGCTGATTTTATTCATGCTGCGGTTGAAGATTTTAGAAATGAAGTTACTGATAAAGTAATAGTTGTTTATAATGGGTTTCTAAATATGTTAACTCAAGAAATCAGAGTTAGAGAATTATTACCAATAAGTTTAGAAACAGTTGAAGTTAAAGATACTTCATCTATGTTAGATATTGAACCAGATGATGATGAAGAAGTTTTAAATGAATTAACAGATAAATATATTGATTTCAATATGTATTATGCTTTAATTGACTCTTTAGCTGCAGAACATAGTGCTAGAATGCAAGCAATGGAAGCTGCAACTAAAAATGCAAAAGAAAAAGTTAATAGTTTAACAGTAGAATATAATAAAGCTAGACAAGCTGCAATTACAACAGAGCTGATAGAGATTATCAGTGGTGTTGAAGCATTAAAATAA
- a CDS encoding biopolymer transporter ExbD — protein sequence MYDFNDKPDLNITPLVDIMLVLLAILMVTAPVVEFEETINLPTGSRSQQTQDVQKIDIIITKERVVTLNKNKVEIKNFPDSFLQFSSGKDQNTPIYIRADKTLQYDDIIFVLKSVKEAGFFKVALVTDG from the coding sequence GTGTATGATTTTAATGATAAACCAGATTTAAATATTACACCTTTAGTTGATATTATGCTAGTTTTATTAGCAATATTAATGGTTACAGCCCCTGTTGTTGAGTTTGAAGAAACTATAAATCTTCCAACTGGAAGTAGATCTCAACAGACTCAAGATGTTCAAAAAATTGATATTATTATTACAAAAGAAAGAGTAGTTACTCTAAATAAAAATAAAGTAGAAATAAAGAATTTCCCAGATAGTTTTTTACAATTTTCAAGTGGAAAAGATCAAAATACTCCAATATATATAAGAGCAGATAAAACTTTACAATATGATGATATTATATTTGTATTAAAATCAGTTAAAGAAGCTGGATTTTTTAAAGTAGCTTTAGTAACAGATGGATAA
- the tolB gene encoding Tol-Pal system protein TolB, which translates to MFRIFLLISLLFSTVFAEVDANLEIVKKANALPKILVSVATDTLEVETLNRIKKGIVDDLNVSGHFDLATINSQAPYDSIPDVLTLSNQGINLFLNLSAKKESNGNYTLMTKLYDINARALILEKNFTTTQEERFIFLAHKAAISINDFFKAPSIAWMEKFVVFSTYKGPGNADIMIGDYTLTYKKTVVTGGLNIFPKWADKEQKTIYYTSYNYKKPTLVKLNIYNRSKEVIMESDGMLACSDVNADGTKLLVTASPTGQPDIFLYETRTKKKTQITRYSGIDVGGHFIDGDSRIVFVSDRLGSPNIFAQGINSTAVERLVFHSNNNSSVTSHESNIVFSSKDAQNEFGGKNFNLYLISTKTDSLKRLTSSGINQFPKFSTDGETLLYIKTEGNSSIGIIRLNYNKSFLFPLTGGRIQSIDW; encoded by the coding sequence ATGTTTAGAATATTTTTGCTAATTTCATTATTATTTAGCACAGTTTTTGCAGAAGTTGATGCAAATTTAGAGATTGTTAAAAAAGCTAATGCTTTGCCTAAAATTTTAGTTTCTGTTGCAACAGATACATTAGAAGTTGAAACTTTAAATAGAATTAAAAAAGGTATAGTAGATGATTTAAACGTTAGTGGACACTTTGATCTAGCAACTATTAATAGTCAAGCACCATACGATTCAATTCCAGATGTTTTAACTTTATCTAATCAAGGGATAAATTTATTTTTAAATTTATCTGCAAAAAAAGAATCAAATGGTAATTATACTTTAATGACAAAATTGTATGATATTAATGCAAGAGCTCTAATACTAGAAAAGAATTTTACAACTACTCAGGAAGAAAGATTTATTTTTTTAGCACATAAAGCTGCTATTTCAATAAACGATTTTTTTAAGGCTCCAAGTATTGCATGGATGGAAAAATTTGTTGTATTTTCAACATATAAAGGTCCAGGAAATGCAGATATTATGATTGGTGATTATACTTTAACTTACAAAAAAACAGTTGTAACTGGTGGTTTAAATATTTTCCCAAAATGGGCAGATAAAGAACAAAAAACGATTTATTATACGTCTTATAACTATAAAAAACCTACTTTAGTTAAATTAAATATTTATAATAGAAGTAAAGAAGTTATTATGGAATCAGATGGAATGTTAGCTTGTTCTGATGTAAATGCTGATGGAACTAAACTTTTAGTTACAGCATCACCAACGGGTCAACCTGATATTTTCTTATATGAAACTAGAACTAAGAAAAAAACACAAATCACTAGATACAGTGGAATAGATGTAGGTGGACATTTTATTGATGGAGATTCAAGAATTGTATTTGTATCAGATAGATTAGGAAGTCCAAATATTTTTGCACAAGGTATTAATTCTACAGCTGTTGAAAGATTAGTTTTTCATAGTAATAACAACTCTTCAGTTACTTCTCATGAAAGTAACATAGTATTTAGTAGTAAAGATGCTCAAAATGAGTTTGGAGGAAAAAATTTTAACTTATATTTAATCTCAACAAAAACAGATAGTTTAAAAAGATTAACTTCAAGTGGTATTAATCAATTTCCAAAATTCTCTACTGATGGAGAAACTTTATTGTATATAAAAACTGAAGGAAATAGTTCAATAGGAATTATTAGATTAAATTACAATAAATCATTTTTATTCCCTTTAACAGGTGGAAGAATTCAATCTATAGATTGGTAA
- a CDS encoding F0F1 ATP synthase subunit B' — protein MLDISPVLLLSSGIIFLLVVARLNSCLFKPLLKHMDDRAASIKKDLEDAKSNGADVDGLLAEANDIISKAKKEAAAIREQAYKEAKDSADAKLASAKSNLEAKSAEFAKNLQDETKALRDSLVSSMPQFNESLKAKLSSI, from the coding sequence ATGTTAGACATAAGTCCTGTATTATTGCTTAGCTCTGGTATCATCTTTCTTTTAGTTGTTGCTAGACTAAACAGTTGTCTTTTCAAGCCATTATTAAAGCACATGGATGATAGAGCAGCTTCTATAAAGAAAGATTTAGAAGATGCAAAATCAAATGGTGCAGATGTAGATGGTTTGTTAGCTGAAGCAAATGATATCATTTCTAAAGCTAAAAAAGAAGCAGCTGCAATTAGAGAACAAGCTTATAAGGAAGCAAAAGATAGTGCTGACGCAAAACTTGCAAGTGCTAAATCTAATTTAGAAGCAAAATCTGCTGAATTTGCTAAAAACTTACAAGATGAGACTAAAGCTCTAAGAGATTCTTTAGTATCTTCTATGCCTCAATTTAATGAGAGCCTAAAAGCTAAGCTTAGCTCAATTTAA
- a CDS encoding F0F1 ATP synthase subunit B, giving the protein MKRILLLGLALVPVALFASEGAETNYDIVQRTVNFIIFAAILWYLLADKIKAFFSARSLSIQAELDKVQDTLKASQDKVADAQKKLEEAKKIAAEIVESAKADVDSVKQKVATAVDADIANLNKNLEEMMKVQTSKVKKQVVAEVLEELLSSENIKLTQSELANIVLKKVA; this is encoded by the coding sequence ATGAAAAGAATATTATTACTTGGGCTAGCTTTAGTTCCTGTTGCATTATTTGCAAGCGAAGGTGCGGAAACAAACTATGATATAGTTCAAAGAACCGTTAACTTTATAATATTTGCTGCTATTTTATGGTATTTACTTGCTGATAAAATTAAAGCATTTTTTTCTGCTAGATCTTTATCTATCCAAGCAGAACTTGATAAAGTACAAGATACTTTAAAAGCTTCTCAAGATAAGGTAGCAGATGCACAAAAGAAGTTGGAAGAAGCTAAAAAAATAGCTGCTGAAATTGTTGAAAGTGCGAAAGCTGATGTAGATTCGGTTAAACAAAAAGTTGCGACTGCTGTTGATGCTGACATTGCTAATCTGAATAAAAATTTAGAAGAGATGATGAAAGTTCAAACATCAAAAGTTAAAAAACAAGTTGTTGCTGAAGTTCTTGAAGAGCTATTAAGTTCTGAAAATATTAAATTAACTCAAAGTGAGTTAGCAAATATTGTTCTTAAGAAGGTAGCATAA